A DNA window from Salifodinibacter halophilus contains the following coding sequences:
- a CDS encoding FAD-dependent oxidoreductase: MSIPTPPGGFDVVIVGAGISGAIIAYQLGKAGKKVLILEGGPPVPKSREDYLQTFFTANAKTP; this comes from the coding sequence ATGAGCATCCCGACGCCTCCCGGCGGCTTCGACGTGGTGATCGTGGGCGCGGGCATCTCCGGCGCGATCATCGCCTACCAGCTCGGCAAGGCCGGCAAGAAGGTGCTGATCCTCGAAGGCGGGCCGCCGGTGCCCAAGAGCCGCGAGGACTATCTGCAGACGTTCTTCACCGCCAACGCCAAGACCCCC